The Polyodon spathula isolate WHYD16114869_AA chromosome 23, ASM1765450v1, whole genome shotgun sequence genome has a window encoding:
- the LOC121298232 gene encoding interleukin-5 receptor subunit alpha-like isoform X2: MFVIVWTFPLVWLMIYHPCLAQDSNRSIDITNVNCIIYNISTLNCTWDTNKEVPDDSQFIVHFKQDERAAVCYLYIQKTQKEDLKCNFQQLEIEYSEMKKINISVNGSSKDYKMNTYSELFDPFSIEKLNPPVNVRLSLSVNNITLTWEQPPTKYNFPKHCFIYEIMDSNGASSQKMFKGNENISVTFQRADTSTTAFHVRVSGRLLCRNPGIWSDWSVVYLKEQHPIPQYVGPVVASVVITLILMISFFLCKRFQIEDILFPPIPDPKKAFIGLFQSHNKDFKGRNVLSSTMEDCLQQQEKEGQHS; encoded by the exons ATGTTTGTCATTGTTTGGACTTTTCCTCTTGTTTGGCTGATGATTTATCATCCTTGTTTGGCACAAGATA gcAACAGGTCTATTGATATAACAAATGTGAACTGTATTATTTATAACATATCTACGTTGAATTGTACGTGGGATACTAACAAAGAAGTACCAGATGATAGTCAATTTATTGTGCATTTCAA aCAGGACGAACGTGCAGCAGTGTGTTACCTTTACATCCAAAAAACCCAAAAGGAGgatcttaaatgtaattttcagCAACTAGAAATTGAATACAGCGAAATGAAGAAGATAAACATTTCTGTAAATGGATCAAGCAAGGactataaaatgaatacatattcTGAATTATTCGATCCATTTTCGATTG AGAAACTTAATCCACCAGTTAATGTTCGTTTGTCATTAAGTGTAAACAATATAACATTGACCTGGGAACAGCCACCTACAAAGTATAACTTtccaaaacattgttttatttatgaaataatggATTCCAATGGAGCAAGTAGCCAG aaaatgtttaaagGAAATGAAAATATCTCAGTCACCTTTCAAAGAGCTGATACATCGACAACGGCTTTTCACGTGCGAGTCAGTGGGCGCTTACTCTGTAGAAACCCTGGAATCTGGAGTGACTGGAGTGTCGTATATTTAA AGGAACAACATCCCATTCCACAGTACGTGGGTCCTGTGGTGGCATCAGTCGTTATAACCTTAATCTTGatgatttcatttttcttgtgCAAAAG gtttcaaATAGAAGATATATTATTTCCTCCGATACCTGATCCAAAAAAAGCTTTCATAGGTTTATTTCAATCCCACAATAAAGATTTCAAG GGGAGGAATGTACTGAGCTCAACAATGGAAGATTGTCTGCAACAACAGGAGAAAGAGGGACAGCACTCATAA
- the LOC121298232 gene encoding interleukin-5 receptor subunit alpha-like isoform X1, with translation MFVIVWTFPLVWLMIYHPCLAQDSNRSIDITNVNCIIYNISTLNCTWDTNKEVPDDSQFIVHFKQDERAAVCYLYIQKTQKEDLKCNFQQLEIEYSEMKKINISVNGSSKDYKMNTYSELFDPFSIEKLNPPVNVRLSLSVNNITLTWEQPPTKYNFPKHCFIYEIMDSNGASSQKMFKGNENISVTFQRADTSTTAFHVRVSGRLLCRNPGIWSDWSVVYLKEQHPIPQYVGPVVASVVITLILMISFFLCKRFQIEDILFPPIPDPKKAFIGLFQSHNKDFKEWIGGDAFTETAEPEETVTMKVE, from the exons ATGTTTGTCATTGTTTGGACTTTTCCTCTTGTTTGGCTGATGATTTATCATCCTTGTTTGGCACAAGATA gcAACAGGTCTATTGATATAACAAATGTGAACTGTATTATTTATAACATATCTACGTTGAATTGTACGTGGGATACTAACAAAGAAGTACCAGATGATAGTCAATTTATTGTGCATTTCAA aCAGGACGAACGTGCAGCAGTGTGTTACCTTTACATCCAAAAAACCCAAAAGGAGgatcttaaatgtaattttcagCAACTAGAAATTGAATACAGCGAAATGAAGAAGATAAACATTTCTGTAAATGGATCAAGCAAGGactataaaatgaatacatattcTGAATTATTCGATCCATTTTCGATTG AGAAACTTAATCCACCAGTTAATGTTCGTTTGTCATTAAGTGTAAACAATATAACATTGACCTGGGAACAGCCACCTACAAAGTATAACTTtccaaaacattgttttatttatgaaataatggATTCCAATGGAGCAAGTAGCCAG aaaatgtttaaagGAAATGAAAATATCTCAGTCACCTTTCAAAGAGCTGATACATCGACAACGGCTTTTCACGTGCGAGTCAGTGGGCGCTTACTCTGTAGAAACCCTGGAATCTGGAGTGACTGGAGTGTCGTATATTTAA AGGAACAACATCCCATTCCACAGTACGTGGGTCCTGTGGTGGCATCAGTCGTTATAACCTTAATCTTGatgatttcatttttcttgtgCAAAAG gtttcaaATAGAAGATATATTATTTCCTCCGATACCTGATCCAAAAAAAGCTTTCATAGGTTTATTTCAATCCCACAATAAAGATTTCAAG GAATGGATAGGTGGTGATGCTTTCACAGAGACTGCAGAACCAGAAGAAACTGTTACAATGAAAGTGGAGTAA